GTAGATCAGACCGGAGATGCGCTTGACGCCGCCGCGGCGCGCCAGACGACGAATGGCGGGTTTGGTGATTCCCTGGATGTTATCGCGCAGCACTTTCCGGTGACGCTTAGCGCCTCCTTTCCCGAGTCCTTTCCCGCCTTTGCCTCTTCCAGACATGATTCAGATGCTTCTTGttcaatcaaacaacgaaaacGAATGTGTAATAAACGCTTCAGTGAGGCTTTTTAT
The sequence above is a segment of the Onychostoma macrolepis isolate SWU-2019 chromosome 07, ASM1243209v1, whole genome shotgun sequence genome. Coding sequences within it:
- the LOC131543501 gene encoding histone H4; translation: MSGRGKGGKGLGKGGAKRHRKVLRDNIQGITKPAIRRLARRGGVKRISGLIYEETRGVLKVFLENVIRDAVTYTEHAKRKTVTAMDVVYALKRQGRTLYGFGG